A part of Acipenser ruthenus chromosome 12, fAciRut3.2 maternal haplotype, whole genome shotgun sequence genomic DNA contains:
- the LOC117416905 gene encoding immediate early response gene 5 protein-like has translation MEFKVEAHRIMSISLGKIYNSRVQRGGIKLHKNLLVSLVLRSARQVYLNDYYQSVCLNAQQHWGTHEEVMDSDQPKSASEPAGYTATTPAAPAATAVSEPGLPAENTPPELTIDVESFTENHAAAPTEEEEEAAAEADCTDSKEDKSSGSDCSRQRPSELKGDDAAPASSPTAIPMAEHLVPDNQIGPEGEEAKPPQDEGGCGEADAVRGGDGDSVTETQLDNQLGASCSRKRRSSEKAPPPESPVKKTKRAPSSTPTGEEEMDTANVSSLITIFGSSFSGLLSKDSTQAEAEAEDSERDSGAAQICCDQILKNLNPWTTAIVAF, from the coding sequence atggaGTTTAAAGTGGAGGCTCATCGGATTATGAGTATCTCGCTGGGGAAAATCTACAATTCGAGAGTCCAGAGAGGGGGGATCAAGCTCCACAAGAACCTTCTCGTCTCCCTCGTTCTCCGGAGCGCCCGGCAGGTATACCTCAACGATTACTACCAGAGTGTGTGTCTCAACGCGCAGCAGCACTGGGGCACGCATGAGGAAGTCATGGACTCTGACCAGCCAAAGAGTGCCTCTGAACCTGCGGGGTACACGGCAACAACCCCTGCTGCTCCTGCAGCAACTGCCGTCAGCGAACCCGGGCTACCTGCGGAGAACACGCCGCCAGAGCTGACCATCGACGTTGAAAGTTTCACCGAAAACCACGCCGCAGCACCtacagaggaggaggaagaggcgGCGGCTGAGGCAGACTGCACAGACAGCAAAGAAGACAAGAGCTCCGGCTCGGACTGCAGCAGACAGAGGCCCTCAGAACTGAAAGGAGACGACGCGGCTCCGGCCTCTAGTCCAACTGCTATTCCTATGGCTGAACACCTAGTGCCCGATAACCAGATCGGGCCTGAGGGGGAGGAAGCGAAACCCCCGCAAGACGAGGGCGGTTGCGGGGAAGCAGATGCAGTCAGAGGTGGTGACGGTGACTCCGTGACAGAAACACAATTAGATAATCAACTGGGGGCTTCCTGTAGTAGGAAGAGGAGAAGCAGCGAGAAAGCACCACCGCCAGAGTCTCCggttaaaaaaacaaagcggGCCCCATCCTCAACGCCCACAGGTGAGGAGGAAATGGACACCGCGAACGTCTCCAGCCTAATTACCATCTTCGGCTCCAGtttctctggactcttgagcaaAGACAGTACGCAGGCTGAAGCGGAGGCGGAGGATAGTGAGAGAGACTCCGGTGCGGCACAGATATGCTGCGATCAAATTCTAAAAAACCTCAACCCTTGGACTACAGCGATAGTGGCTTTTTAA